From the genome of Marinobacter sp. F4206:
ACCGGCGTGATAGCTGGTGCCACAGGCGATGATCTGGACGTGGTTGACGTCCTGCAGGAGATTGGCGGCGTCGGTGCCGAGCGCCTGCTCCAGAACACGGCTGTCGGTAATCCGGCCTTCCATGGTGGCCTTGATCACTTTCGGCTGCTCGTAGATTTCCTTAAGCATGAAGTGTCGGTATTCGCCCTTGTCGGCGGAATCGGCACCGTGTTCGAAGCGGGTGATCTTGCGCTCAACCGGGGTGCCTTCCCGGTCGTGAATGATCACCTTGTCCTTGTGAATGTCCGCTATATCGCCCTCTTCCAGGAACATGAAGCGGTCGGTCACAGGCAGCAGGGCCAGCTGATCCGAGGCGATAAAGTTCTCCCCGATACCCACCCCGATCACCAGCGGGCTGCCTTCCCGGCAAACCACCAGGTGGTCCGGCTCGTCAGAGTGCACGACGGCGAGGGCATAGGCCCCGCGCAGGCGGACGATGGCCGCTTTGACCGACGCATACAGGTTGCCAAGGTCGCGGTAGTACTTTTCGATCAGATGGGCAACGACTTCGGTATCGGTCTGGGAGGTGAACTCAAAGCCTTCGCCCTTCAGTTCCTCGCGCAGCTCCTGATAATTCTCGATGATGCCGTTATGAACGATGGCCAGCCGATCGCCAGACATGTGGGGATGGGCATTGAGCTGGGAAGGCTCGCCGTGGGTGGCCCAGCGGGTGTGGGCAATTCCCAGGTGACCGGTTAGCGGATTGGCGTCAATGGCCTCGCTCAGGGAAGCAACCTTGCCCACTTCCCGGGCCCGCTTTACGACCGTACCGCCATCGACCACCGCCATACCGGCAGAATCATACCCCCGGTATTCCAGGCGGCGCAGACCCTCAATAAGAATGCCCTGAACGTCCCGTTCCGAAACCGCACCTACAATCCCACACATGCTGCTTTCACCTGTTCTGTATGCTGATCAATCAGTTTTCTTTGGCCGTTCCCAGCCAGAGATATTGCGTTGGCGACCACGGGCCACGGCCAATTCGCTGTCGGCCACATCCCGGGTAATGGTCGAGCCTGCACCGATGGTGGCGTCCGTGGCAACAGTGACCGGGGCAACCAGGGAGGTGTTGGAACCGACAAAGACGTCATCCCCGATCACCGTCTTGAACTTGTTAACACCATCATAGTTGCAGGTGATGGTGCCTGCACCCACATTCACATTACGACCCAGAGAGGCATCACCGACATAACTCAGGTGGTTAATCTTGCTGCCCTCGCCCACGATGGCCTTCTTGGTCTCGACAAAATTGCCCACCTTGGTGTCGGCCGCCAGTTCGGTGCCGGGGCGCAGACGCGCAAACGGCCCAATCTGGGCGTTGGCACCAACGCTGGCGCCTTCAATGACACTGTGGGCGTTGATCTGGGCACCATCTGCGATGCGGGCGTCTTTGATCACACAGCCCGGACCGATCGATACGTCATTGCCAATTTCAACTATGCCCTCGAATACGACGTTCACGTCAATCAGGATGTCGTTGCCGATGGTCAGTTCACCCCGGACATCAATCCGGGCCGGATCGGCCAGGGTTGCGCCCTCGGTCATCAGCCGTTCGGCCTCCCGGCGCTGGTACCAGCGCTCGAGCTCCGACAGCTGAAGCCGGTTATTGACGCCCTGAACCTCGAACGGATCACCCGGCTGCGACACCGAGATCGTCAGGCCGTTGTCCACCGCCATGGCAATGATATCAGTGAGATAGTACTCGCCCTGGGCATTGGCGTTCGACAGGGCTGGCAGCCAGGCCTTCAGGTGTTTCGCAGACACCGCCAGGATTCCGGTATTGACTTCATGGATCGCCCGCTGGGCCTCCGTTGCATCCTTCTGCTCAACGATTGAGGTTACCTGGCCGGCAGTGTCCCGAACAATCCGGCCGTAGCCATTCGGATCGTCGAGGTTTACGGTCAGGAGCCCCAGCGTGTTGTGGTCCAGCGCAGCAACCATGGCCTCCAGGGTATCCCGGCGGGTGAGCGGCACATCGCCGTAAAGCACCAACACCCGGGCGTCGTCCGGCAGATCCGGCAAGGCCTGGGCGACGGCATGGCCGGTACCCAGCTGCTCGCCCTGAACCACCCAGCTCACGGTCGCTTCCGAGGTGACCGAACGAACCTGGTCCGCGCCATGACCAATGACGGTATGAATCTTTTCCGCACCAAGCTGCTTCGCCGTTCCGATGACATGGTGCAGCATGGGACGACCGGCCACGGCGTGCAGGACTTTTGGCAGGGCGGATTTCATTCTTGAACCCTGACCGGCGGCCAGGATCACAACGTGTAACGGGCTCATTCAGACCCCCGGAGTGTCTTGATGTCTGTGTCAGTCAACAAAAAAAGCCGCAACCCGTATGGCCGGAGTCCCAACGCTGGGCGTTGGATTTCCAGCCGCGCAGGATGCGGCTTTGGTGTTCGGCAAACCCGAAACGAAAATGCTTAGCGCATTTTGTTACGCAGCTGCTGGATGGTGCGAAGCTGAGCAACAGCCTCGGCCAGTTCTGCAGCGGCACGGGAGTACTCGAATTCACCGGTCTTGTCGGCAAGTGCTTTCTCGGCTTCTTTCTGCGCCTCGAGCGCCGCGGCTTCGTCCACATCCTTGGCACGAACCGCAGTATCAGCCAGCAAAGTTACCAGATTGGGCTGGACCTCCAGATACCCGCCGGACACGTAAAGAATTTCTTCCTCACCGCCCTGCTTGATGATCCGAATGGGACCCGGCTTCAGCTGGGTCAGCAGCGGGGTGTGACCCGGGGCAATACCCAGGTCACCTTCAGAGCCCGCAGCGATCAGCATCTCAATCAATCCGGAATAGATCTTTGTTTCGGCACTTACCACATCACAATGCACGGTTATACCCATGTCAGTTGCCTCTCTGATCGATCCGGAAACAAGTGCAACGGCTCAAATTACTTCTCGGCCTTGCTCTTCATTTCCTTCGCTTTCTCGACCGCTTCCTCAATGGTACCAACCATGTAGAAAGCCTGCTCAGGCATATCGTCATAGTCACCGTTGAGGATGCCCTTAAAGCTGCTGATGGTCTCCTTCAGGGACACGTACTTACCGGGAGAACCGGTGAATACTTCAGCAACGTGGAACGGCTGGGACAGAAAACGCTCGATCTTACGGGCACGGGCAACGGTCAGTTTGTCTTCTTCTGACAGTTCGTCCATACCCAGGATGGCGATGATGTCTTTCAGCTCCTTGTAGCGCTGCAGATTGGTCTGCACGCCACGGGCCACTTCGTAATGCTCGTCACCGATGACCAGCGGATCCAGCTGACGGGAGGTGGAATCGAGCGGGTCGATCGCCGGGTAGATACCCTTGGAGGCGATGTCACGGCTCAGTACCACGGTCGCATCAAGGTGCGAGAAGGTGGTCGCCGGAGACGGGTCGGTCAAGTCATCCGCCGGTACATAGACCGCCTGGATAGACGTGATGGAACCAGTCTTGGTGGAGGTAATCCGCTCCTGCAGCTCACCCATCTCCTGGGCCAGGGTCGGCTGGTAACCTACCGCGGACGGCATACGGCCGAGCAGGGCCGAGACTTCGGTACCCGCCAGGGTGTAACGGTAGATGTTGTCAACGAACAACAGGACGTCACGGCCTTCGTCACGGAACTTCTCGGCCATGGTGAGACCGGTCAGGGCCACACGCAGACGGTTTCCGGGAGGCTCGTTCATCTGACCGTAGACCATCGCTACTTTATCAAGGACGTTGGAGTCCTTCATTTCGTAGTAGAAGTCGTTACCTTCACGGGTCCGCTCACCAACACCGGCGAATACGGAGAGACCGGAGTGCTCTTTCGCGATGTTGTTGATCAGCTCCATCATGTTAACGGTCTTACCAACACCGGCACCGCCGAACAGGCCAACCTTACCACCCTTGGCGAACGGGCAGATCAGGTCGATAACCTTGATGCCGGTTTCCAGCAGGTCGGCAGAGGCAGACTGATCTGCGTAACCCGGTGCCTTGCGGTGAATCGCCCAACGCTCTTCTTCGCCGATCTCGCCGGCTTCGTCGATGGGGCGACCCAGAACGTCCATGATACGGCCCAGGGTCTGGGTACCAACCGGTACCGAGATTGCCTTGCCAGTGTTTTCTGCTTTCAGGCCACGCTTCAGGCCTTCGGTGCTGCCCATTGCGATGGTACGAACAATGCCGTCACCCAGCTGCTGCTGGACTTCCAGAGTTGTTTCGCCACCTTCAAGCAGCAGTGCGTCATATACGTTGGGTACGGAGTCACGTGGGAATTCCACGTCGATAACCGCGCCAATGATCTGAACGATTTGTCCGCTACTCATGCTCGGTTCCTCGTTATCTTAAGTAGTCAATAAAACCAGTTGGACTGTGGACGGCATCAGACCGAAGCCGCGCCGCTCACAATCTCCGAAATCTCTTGGGTGATGGCTGCCTGACGCGCCTTGTTGTAGGCCAACTGAAGTTCGTCGATGATGCCACCGGCGTTATCAGTTGCGCTCTTCATGGCGATCATTCGGGCTGCCTGTTCACATGCCAGATTCTCTACCACACCCTGGTACACCTGGGATTCAATAAAACGTGGCAGAAGGCCATCGAGGATCTGCCTGGCATCGGGCTCGTAGAGATAATCCCACTGGTTCTTGATCTCTTCTTCGTCTTCGCTTTCCGGCAGGGGCAGAAGCTGCTCCACCTTCGGGCTCTGGGTCATGGTGTTTACGAACTCGTTGCTGACCACATAAAGACGGTCGATTTTGCCTTCCGAGAACGCATCCAGCATAACCTTGACGTTGCCGATGAGTTTTTCAGAGCTGGGCCTGTCCCCCAGATGGGTCAGTGCCGCAACGACGTTGCCGCCGTAGCTCCGGAAAAAGGAAGCACCTTTCTGTCCGATGGCGCACAGATCGGATTCCACCCCTTTTTCTTTCCACGCTTTCATGTCACGGACAAGCGCTTTGAACAGGTTAATGTTCAGACCACCGCAGAGGCCACGATCAGTCGACACCACAATATAGCCCACGCGCTTGACCTCGCGCTCGACCATGAACGGGTGCTTGTACTGAGCATTCGCCTTGGCAATGTGCCCGATCACCTGACGCATCTTATCGGCATACGGGCGAGTCGCCTGCATGCGCTCCTGAGCCTTACGCATCTTACTCGCCGCCACCATTTCCATGGCGCTGGTGATTTTCTGCGTGCTCTTGATGCTTGAAATCTGGTTACGTATTTCTTTGCCGACGGCCATAACTCACTGCCTTCTCAAGTTAGACACTCATTGCTACGAAAAGCGGCCCGCACCACCGTGCAGGCCCTTTCTCTTACCAGCTCTGAGTGGTCTTGAATTTCTCAAGTGCAGCTTTAAGGCCGGCAGCGATTTCATCGTTGTAATCGCCTTTCTCGTTGATCTTGTCGAGGAGGTCTTTCTGCTCGGAGCGCATCCAGTCGAGCATCTGCGCTTCGAACTTCACAACCTTGTCGACATCAACGTCGTCCAGGAAGCCTTCGTTGGCTGCAAACAGAACCGTACCCATTTCAGCCACAGACATCGGGCTGTACTGGTTCTGCTTCATGAGTTCCGTTACTCGCTGACCGTGCTCAAGCTGCTTACGGGTTGCTTCATCAAGGTCGGAAGCAAACTGTGCGAAAGCCGCCAGTTCACGATACTGGGCCAGAGCCAGACGGATGTTACCGCCAAGCTTCTTCATGATCTTGGTCTGGGCCGAACCACCTACCCGGGATACGGAGATACCGGCGTTCATCGCCGGACGGATGCCGGAGTTGAACAGGTTGGTTTCCAGGAAGATCTGACCGTCGGTAATGGAGATCACGTTGGTCGGTACGAACGCGGAAACGTCGCCGGCCTGGGTCTCGATGATCGGCAGCGCGGTCAGGGAACCGGTCTGGCCTTTCACTTCGCCGTTGGTCAGCTGCTCAACGTAATCGGCGTTCACGCGGGAAGCGCGCTCGAGCAGACGTGAGTGCAGGTAGAATACGTCACCCGGGTAAGCTTCACGACCCGGCGGACGACGCAGCAACAGGGAGATCTGACGGTAAGCCACGGCCTGCTTGGACAGGTCGTCGTACACGATCAGAGCGTCTTCGCCACGGTCACGGAAGTATTCACCCATGGACGTACCGGAGTACGGCGCCAGAAACTGCATCGCGGCCGGATCGGCAGCGCCGGCGGCAACCACGATGGTGTGATCCATGGCACCGTGCTCTTCCAGCTTGCGCACGACAGCGGCGATGGAAGACTGCTTCTGGCCAACGGCCACGTAGATACACTTGATGCCGGTGTCTTTCTGGTTGATGATCGCGTCGATCGCAACAGCGGTCTTACCAATCTGACGGTCACCGATGATCAGCTCACGCTGGCCGCGGCCAACCGGAACCATGGTATCGATAGCTTTCAGACCCGTCTGGACCGGCTCATCAACGGACTGACGTGCGATAACGCCGGGGGCAACCTTCTCCACCGGAGAGGTCAGCTCGGTGCCGAGCTCGCCCTTGCCGTCGATCGGGTTGCCCAGACCGTCAACCACGCGACCCATCAGCTCCGGACCAACCGGAACTTCCAGGATGCGGCCGGTGCAACGAACTTTCTGGCCTTCGGCCAGACCTTCGTAGTCACCCAGAACAACTGCACCAACGGAATCACGCTCCAGGTTCAGAGCCATGCCGAAGGTGCCGTTGGCAAATTCAATCATCTCACCGTACATGACGTCGGCGAGACCGTGGATCAGTACGATGCCGTCAGAGACGGACAGAATCGTACCTTCGTTCTTTGCTTCGGAAGAGATATCGAGCTTCTCGATTCTCTTCTTGATGATGTCACTGATCTCGGATGGATTCAGTTGCTGCATGCCAATATCCTCAAACCTTGTGCTGAAATCAGGAGCCCAGAGCGTCGGCCAGCTTGGTCAGCTTACCGCGTACAGAAGCGTCAATGACCAGATCGCCGGTGCGAATAATTGCACCACCAATCAGAGACTTGTCCATTGACGCTGCGACTGACACTTTCCGCTCGAGTTTGGTCGAGAGTGCCTGGGCGAGCTTCTGTTGCTGTTCGTCCGTCAGCTCATAGGCTGCGGTAACTTCGATATCAACAGTGCGCTCCAGATCAGCCCGGTACATGTTGAAGAGCGCTGCAATCTCAGGAAGGAGAGTCAGCCGGCGGTTTTCCGCCAGTACAGCGAAGAAATTGCGAATCTGATCGTTGACGCCGTCTTCGGCGACCTCGAGGATCAGTTCGGCTTTCTTCGACTCTTCCAGACCCGGATTCGCGAGAAGCTGTCGAATGTCTTCGTTCGCGGTGACCTGTCCGGCAACCGTCAACACCTGGGACCAGTCAGCCAGTTGCTCATGCTCCTGGGCGGCCTTGAATGCTGCTTTTGCGTAAGGACGGGCCAGCGTTCTCAGTTCTGCCATGATGAACCTCGTCGTTTAAAGTTCTGCCGCCAGTTTTTCCAACATCTCGTTGTGCTTGGAGGCATCGACAGAGGTTTCCAGGATCTTCTCAGCACCGGCGACAGCAATTGCGGCAACTTCTGCACGCAGGGCATCACGGGCCTGATTCCGTTCCTGTTCAATTTCGGCCTTGGCCTGCTCAATCAGCTTCTGGCCTTCCTTGCGGGCGTCATCTTTCGATGCTTCCACAATCGCGGCCGCGCGCTTGTTGGCCTCTTCGACCAGACCAGCTGCTTGCTGTTTCGCTTCACGCAGTTCCTGAGCTGACTTTTCCTGAGCCAGTTCCAGATCGCGCGCCGCGCGGTCTGAGGCAGCCAGTCCGTCAGCGATCTTCTTTTGACGCTCCTGCAGTGCGGCCATGATAGGCGGCCACACGTATTTCATGCAGAAGACGACAAAGATAAAGAACGCGATGGCTTGACCAATCATCGTCAAATTAATGTTCACGTCTTCACCTCTCGCCTGTGTTGTTAAGAATCATATGACCGGGGAAAAGCCCCGGTACTCGACTCGATTAACCGGCGATCTGGCCGACAAACGGGTTGGCGAAGGTGAAGAACAGTGCGATACCAACACCGATCATGGTTACGGCGTCCAGCAGACCAGCAACGATGAACATCTTGACCTGCAGCATCGGAGTCATTTCCGGCTGACGCGCAGCGCCTTCCAGGAATTTGCCACCGAGGATACCAAAGCCAATCGCAGTACCCAGGGCACCCAGGCCAATCAGCAGTGCAACGGCAATCGCGGTCATTCCAACTACAGTTTCCATGATAACTCCCAGTTTTCAGTTTAGGTTTTCAGTTTAACGGTTAGGGTTTAAAACTACGGCTTAATGAAGTCCGATCAGTGACTGTCTTCGTGAGCCATGCTCAGGTACACGATCGTCAACATCATAAAGATGAATGCCTGCAGGGTGATGACCAGGATGTGGAAAATCGCCCAGGGTACAGACAGCGTCCACTGAGCCCACAGGGGCAGCAGCGCAATCAGGATGAAGATCAGCTCGCCGGCGTAAAGGTTACCGAACAGACGCAAGGCCAGTGAGATCGGCTTGGCGATCAGGCTCACGCCCTCCAGCAGGAAGTTCACCGGCACCAACAGGATCTTCAGGAACAGGTTGTCAGACGAAAACGGATGCAGGGTCAGTTCGCCCAGGAAGCCGCCCACGCCCTTGACCTTCAGGCTGTAGAAAATAATCAGGAAGAAGACGGACAGGGACATGCCCAGCGTCACGTTGACGTCGGTGGTCGGTACGACCTTCATGTAGTCGGCGCCCGCCAGATGGAACAGCTGCGGCAGGAAGTCCACCGGCACCAGGTCCATCAGGTTCATCAGGAAGATCCAGCAGAAGATGGTCAACGCCAGCGGGGCAATGACCTTGTTCTTGCCGTGGAAGGTTTCCTTGACGCTGTTGTCGACGAACTCGACCATCACTTCAACGAAGTTCTGCAGGCCACCGGGCTGATCGGAGGTCGCGCGCTTGGCCGCCATGCGGAACAGAAACAGGAACAGGACGCCGAGACCGACCGCCCAGCCCAACGAGTCCACGTGTACCGCCCAGAAACCCATGTCCGACGCTTCCTGCGCCGTGTGAGCCAGTGTCCAGGTGGCGTCTTCGATTACGGTTCCGTCGGCACGCTCATAGCCTGCCGGCAGCTTACCGTAGGTGAGGTTCTGGAGGTGATGCTGAATATATTCGGATGCACTTCCTGCCATAACGGTTTCCCAGGTCCAGTTAGCTTTGCTGCGTATTGCTGCCCGCCAGAAGCGGTGTCAACCAGTTGGTGACCAGCATGATCGCAAATGTTAAAAAAAGTGCCGCTACATCAAGCGGCTGAATCCATTTGAACACCATCGTGAAAGAGATGGCGCACAGGATGAGCTTGCCGGCCTCACCCTGGTAAAAAGAACTCATGATCTTCTTGGCAGACCGCGCGCCGGAATAGCGGAATGCCTTGAGCGCAAAATAACCGTGGGGCAGAAGAAAAATGAGACCGCCCAATAGCGCTGAATAACCTGACACCTGGCCTCGAAACAGTAAAAACGCCAGGCTGACGACGACCAGTACCACACTTTCTATGACAAACCATCGTGCGATAGGCGGGCGGCGAATACCGCTCGGAGTCGTCTGCGTCATTTTTTTCCCGGGAGTACGGTGCCTTTAACCCGATGCAGTTTAAAAATTAGACAAATACACCGATACGAGCGCCGCAGATTATATGTGTTCAATGTGCACGAATCAACAAAACCGGGTTCCGCAAAAACCGGTCAGAAAGGGCTTAACGACTGACGTTGCGCCGGATGGGACACAAATAGGCGAGTGACCGTCTTAACAACACTACATGTTGTGTAAATTCGGGAATGCAAACTTTCGTAGGCGTCCGAAGGAATCAGACAATCGGGCCAAATTACTTGATATGGCCGAGAATGCCGTCCAGTTCGTCCAGGGAACTGTACTCGATCACCAGCTTGCCCTTACCGCGCTGACCGTGAGCGATGGACACCCGGGCGCCGAGGCGTTCGGCCAGGTCATCCTGCAATGCCCGGATGTTCGGATCTACCGCGGCCTGCCCGGAGGCCTTCTGGCCCGGCTTCTCCTGCTGAACCCGGCGAACCAGGGCTTCAGTCTGGCGGACGGACAGGGACTTGGCGACCACCTGCTTGGCGACCAGCATCTGCTGCTCCGGTGGCAGGGTCAACATGGCCCGGCCATGGCCCATTTCCAGATCACCATGCTCCAGCATCAGGCGCACATCTTCGGTCAGACCGATCAGACGCAACAGATTGGTGATGGTGGTGCGGGATTTGCCCACGGCCTCGGCGACCTGGGCCTGGGTCAGGCCGAATTCGTCCTGGAGCCGCTGGAGGGCGAAGGCTTCCTCAATGGGATTGAGGTTTTCACGCTGGATGTTCTCGATGAGCGCCATGGCGATGGCGGCTTCATCGGGCACGTCACGAATGATGGCGGGAATACTGTCCAGCTCGGCCATCTGGGTCGCGCGCCAGCGACGTTCGCCGGCAATCAGCTCGTAACGACCCTCGGCAACGGGGCGAACCACCACAGGCTGCATGACACCCTGTTGGCGAATGGAATCCGCCAGCTCCTGCAGGGCGGCCGGATCCATGTCTCGCCGGGGCTGAAACCGGCCACGCTGGACCAGGTCGATCGGCACCTCGCGCAGTTCGCCGTCGTGGTCCTTCAACTCCTGATCGAGGTTAACCTTTGAGCCCGCCAGCAGGGCGCCCAGTCCGCGCTCGCCCAATCCTCGTTTCTTCGCCGCCATGGTGTCAGTCATTCTTCCCGTTGAAATTCGTTGTGCGTTATTGAGTGACAGGGCGGTATGTTACACCGCAACCGGCGCGGATGTCTTTGTTGAGCCATGGCGACGAACCATCTCGCCGGCCAGGGCCAGGTAGGCTACCGCCCCCTTGGAGGCGCGGTCGTATTTCAGGGCAGGCATGCCATAACTCGGGGCCTCGGCCAGCCGGACATTCCGTGGAATGACGGCCCGGTAGACCTTGTCGCCGAAATATTCGCTGAGCTGGCCGGACACATCCAGGGTCAGACTGTTGCGGGGATCGTACATGGTGCGCAGGATACCCTCGACCTGGAGATTCGGGTTCACGGTTTCCTGGATCTGTTCGACCGTGTTCATCAGGGCCGCCAGGCCCTCCAGTGCGTAGTACTCGCACTGCATGGGGATTAGTACGGAATCCGCCGCGGACAGGGCGTTGACCGTGAGCAGGCTCAGGGAAGGCGGGCAGTCGATGAGAATGTAGTCGTACTTGTCGCGGACCGTATTGAGCGCCAGGCGCAGGCGATGCTCGCGGCCAATCTCGTTCATCAGCTCCACTTCCGCCGCGGTCAGGTCGCCGTTGGCGGGCAGAATGTCAAAACCGGAGGCCTCAGCCAGAAAGGTAACCTCGGCTGCGGACGCCCGCTTGGTCAGCAGATCGTAACCGGACAGTTCCAGGGCATTTTTGTCGACGCCGCTGCCCATGGTGGCATTGCCCTGGGGATCCATGTCCACCAGCAAGACCCGACGCTTGGTGGCGGCCAGAGACGCAGCAAGGTTCACGCAGGTGGTGGTTTTACCCACACCGCCTTTCTGATTGGTCACTGCAATCACGCGCGCCATGTCTCGCCTCCTGTTCGCGGGTTACTGGGAATGATCTGCCCGGGCGATCACCAGCAGGTGTCGGTCACCGTCGGCGCCGGGTACTGCCAGGGACCGATGGGAGGTTACCTGCCAGCCGGCCGGAAGGGCAGCCACCTCATCATCCGGAAACTGGCCTTTCATGGCAAGGAACTCACCCTCATTTGCCAGCAGATCACCACACCAGGTCACCAGGTTCTCGAGCGCGGTAAAAGCCCGGCTGCTGATCTGGCTGAACGGCTGCTCCGGCGCACAGGCTTCGGCCCGGCCGTGGATCACCTCGACATTACCCAGCCCCAGTTCCAGCACGCACTGGTTGAGGAAGCGGGTTTTCTTGCCATTGCTGTCGAGCAGGGTAAACCGGCGTTC
Proteins encoded in this window:
- the glmU gene encoding bifunctional UDP-N-acetylglucosamine diphosphorylase/glucosamine-1-phosphate N-acetyltransferase GlmU; its protein translation is MSPLHVVILAAGQGSRMKSALPKVLHAVAGRPMLHHVIGTAKQLGAEKIHTVIGHGADQVRSVTSEATVSWVVQGEQLGTGHAVAQALPDLPDDARVLVLYGDVPLTRRDTLEAMVAALDHNTLGLLTVNLDDPNGYGRIVRDTAGQVTSIVEQKDATEAQRAIHEVNTGILAVSAKHLKAWLPALSNANAQGEYYLTDIIAMAVDNGLTISVSQPGDPFEVQGVNNRLQLSELERWYQRREAERLMTEGATLADPARIDVRGELTIGNDILIDVNVVFEGIVEIGNDVSIGPGCVIKDARIADGAQINAHSVIEGASVGANAQIGPFARLRPGTELAADTKVGNFVETKKAIVGEGSKINHLSYVGDASLGRNVNVGAGTITCNYDGVNKFKTVIGDDVFVGSNTSLVAPVTVATDATIGAGSTITRDVADSELAVARGRQRNISGWERPKKTD
- a CDS encoding F0F1 ATP synthase subunit epsilon, with the translated sequence MGITVHCDVVSAETKIYSGLIEMLIAAGSEGDLGIAPGHTPLLTQLKPGPIRIIKQGGEEEILYVSGGYLEVQPNLVTLLADTAVRAKDVDEAAALEAQKEAEKALADKTGEFEYSRAAAELAEAVAQLRTIQQLRNKMR
- a CDS encoding F0F1 ATP synthase subunit delta, which encodes MAELRTLARPYAKAAFKAAQEHEQLADWSQVLTVAGQVTANEDIRQLLANPGLEESKKAELILEVAEDGVNDQIRNFFAVLAENRRLTLLPEIAALFNMYRADLERTVDIEVTAAYELTDEQQQKLAQALSTKLERKVSVAASMDKSLIGGAIIRTGDLVIDASVRGKLTKLADALGS
- the glmS gene encoding glutamine--fructose-6-phosphate transaminase (isomerizing) codes for the protein MCGIVGAVSERDVQGILIEGLRRLEYRGYDSAGMAVVDGGTVVKRAREVGKVASLSEAIDANPLTGHLGIAHTRWATHGEPSQLNAHPHMSGDRLAIVHNGIIENYQELREELKGEGFEFTSQTDTEVVAHLIEKYYRDLGNLYASVKAAIVRLRGAYALAVVHSDEPDHLVVCREGSPLVIGVGIGENFIASDQLALLPVTDRFMFLEEGDIADIHKDKVIIHDREGTPVERKITRFEHGADSADKGEYRHFMLKEIYEQPKVIKATMEGRITDSRVLEQALGTDAANLLQDVNHVQIIACGTSYHAGMVARYWIEELAGVPCSVEVASEFRYRKHVIQRDTLFLCISQSGETADTLAALRQAKQAGFRAALAICNVPGSSLVRESDLVIMTQAGPEIGVASTKAFTTQLTALLIFTLALARHNGLDEQREADIVKAIHQLPGQVDQVLALDADIAEMSKAFMDKNHSLFLGRGSQFPVALEGALKLKEISYIHAEAYPAGELKHGPLALVDSEMPVVTVAPNNDLVEKLKSNLEEVRARGGELFVFADQAADVKPEESIHVMQLPSVHEITAPIVYTVPLQLLSYHVAVLKGTDVDQPRNLAKSVTVE
- the atpB gene encoding F0F1 ATP synthase subunit A, yielding MAGSASEYIQHHLQNLTYGKLPAGYERADGTVIEDATWTLAHTAQEASDMGFWAVHVDSLGWAVGLGVLFLFLFRMAAKRATSDQPGGLQNFVEVMVEFVDNSVKETFHGKNKVIAPLALTIFCWIFLMNLMDLVPVDFLPQLFHLAGADYMKVVPTTDVNVTLGMSLSVFFLIIFYSLKVKGVGGFLGELTLHPFSSDNLFLKILLVPVNFLLEGVSLIAKPISLALRLFGNLYAGELIFILIALLPLWAQWTLSVPWAIFHILVITLQAFIFMMLTIVYLSMAHEDSH
- the atpG gene encoding F0F1 ATP synthase subunit gamma; this translates as MAVGKEIRNQISSIKSTQKITSAMEMVAASKMRKAQERMQATRPYADKMRQVIGHIAKANAQYKHPFMVEREVKRVGYIVVSTDRGLCGGLNINLFKALVRDMKAWKEKGVESDLCAIGQKGASFFRSYGGNVVAALTHLGDRPSSEKLIGNVKVMLDAFSEGKIDRLYVVSNEFVNTMTQSPKVEQLLPLPESEDEEEIKNQWDYLYEPDARQILDGLLPRFIESQVYQGVVENLACEQAARMIAMKSATDNAGGIIDELQLAYNKARQAAITQEISEIVSGAASV
- a CDS encoding F0F1 ATP synthase subunit B, whose product is MNINLTMIGQAIAFFIFVVFCMKYVWPPIMAALQERQKKIADGLAASDRAARDLELAQEKSAQELREAKQQAAGLVEEANKRAAAIVEASKDDARKEGQKLIEQAKAEIEQERNQARDALRAEVAAIAVAGAEKILETSVDASKHNEMLEKLAAEL
- the atpA gene encoding F0F1 ATP synthase subunit alpha, with protein sequence MQQLNPSEISDIIKKRIEKLDISSEAKNEGTILSVSDGIVLIHGLADVMYGEMIEFANGTFGMALNLERDSVGAVVLGDYEGLAEGQKVRCTGRILEVPVGPELMGRVVDGLGNPIDGKGELGTELTSPVEKVAPGVIARQSVDEPVQTGLKAIDTMVPVGRGQRELIIGDRQIGKTAVAIDAIINQKDTGIKCIYVAVGQKQSSIAAVVRKLEEHGAMDHTIVVAAGAADPAAMQFLAPYSGTSMGEYFRDRGEDALIVYDDLSKQAVAYRQISLLLRRPPGREAYPGDVFYLHSRLLERASRVNADYVEQLTNGEVKGQTGSLTALPIIETQAGDVSAFVPTNVISITDGQIFLETNLFNSGIRPAMNAGISVSRVGGSAQTKIMKKLGGNIRLALAQYRELAAFAQFASDLDEATRKQLEHGQRVTELMKQNQYSPMSVAEMGTVLFAANEGFLDDVDVDKVVKFEAQMLDWMRSEQKDLLDKINEKGDYNDEIAAGLKAALEKFKTTQSW
- the atpE gene encoding F0F1 ATP synthase subunit C; translation: METVVGMTAIAVALLIGLGALGTAIGFGILGGKFLEGAARQPEMTPMLQVKMFIVAGLLDAVTMIGVGIALFFTFANPFVGQIAG
- the atpD gene encoding F0F1 ATP synthase subunit beta, producing MSSGQIVQIIGAVIDVEFPRDSVPNVYDALLLEGGETTLEVQQQLGDGIVRTIAMGSTEGLKRGLKAENTGKAISVPVGTQTLGRIMDVLGRPIDEAGEIGEEERWAIHRKAPGYADQSASADLLETGIKVIDLICPFAKGGKVGLFGGAGVGKTVNMMELINNIAKEHSGLSVFAGVGERTREGNDFYYEMKDSNVLDKVAMVYGQMNEPPGNRLRVALTGLTMAEKFRDEGRDVLLFVDNIYRYTLAGTEVSALLGRMPSAVGYQPTLAQEMGELQERITSTKTGSITSIQAVYVPADDLTDPSPATTFSHLDATVVLSRDIASKGIYPAIDPLDSTSRQLDPLVIGDEHYEVARGVQTNLQRYKELKDIIAILGMDELSEEDKLTVARARKIERFLSQPFHVAEVFTGSPGKYVSLKETISSFKGILNGDYDDMPEQAFYMVGTIEEAVEKAKEMKSKAEK